In one window of Candidatus Binatia bacterium DNA:
- a CDS encoding iron ABC transporter permease codes for MHPDGVGPSAWSRSWSLPRQSERPYLTRKRVVVVLAVLTFTLLATMVVAAVVGNVSLHWSQVLWGSEGSVDRTILFGTRLPRIALAAVMGAALGLAGATLQGLLRNPLAEPHLIGVSGGAALGATLAVVVGGRAVLGKMWVLPLAAAAGAFVSVAVLYKISLIHGRLQPHVLLLAGVVYNAFAGAVILFVNFLADFYQAQGLLSWLVGSVAAYGYDLVLPAAAYCGLAGVWLCSQARGLDLLSLGEESAWQLGADVERVRRVAFLGSSLLVGAVVAVSGMIGFVGLIVPHTLRGLCGADHRLLLPASALGGAIFLVLADTVARSLVSGVEIPVGVVTALTGGPFFLYLLRREQRRFYT; via the coding sequence ATGCACCCTGATGGCGTCGGGCCGAGCGCGTGGTCGCGCTCATGGTCGCTACCGCGGCAGAGTGAGCGCCCGTACCTGACCCGCAAACGCGTGGTCGTTGTGTTGGCCGTTCTTACGTTCACTTTGCTCGCCACTATGGTGGTTGCGGCTGTGGTGGGGAATGTGTCCTTGCATTGGAGCCAGGTGCTTTGGGGTTCCGAAGGCAGCGTCGATCGCACCATCCTTTTCGGCACGCGTTTGCCGCGCATCGCTCTGGCTGCGGTCATGGGTGCTGCACTCGGGTTGGCGGGAGCCACATTGCAGGGGTTGCTGCGGAATCCGTTGGCCGAACCCCACTTGATTGGGGTTTCTGGGGGTGCGGCGTTAGGAGCGACGTTGGCGGTGGTGGTGGGTGGTCGGGCTGTGCTCGGGAAGATGTGGGTTTTGCCGCTCGCGGCGGCGGCAGGTGCGTTCGTGTCGGTAGCGGTACTGTACAAAATCTCGCTGATTCACGGACGCCTGCAGCCGCATGTGCTGTTGCTGGCGGGCGTTGTTTACAATGCGTTTGCCGGCGCGGTCATTTTGTTCGTGAATTTCTTGGCCGATTTCTATCAGGCTCAAGGGCTGCTCTCGTGGTTGGTCGGCAGCGTAGCGGCCTATGGATACGATCTCGTGCTGCCGGCGGCAGCATACTGCGGGCTTGCGGGTGTGTGGTTGTGCAGCCAGGCGCGTGGCCTCGATTTATTGAGCCTTGGCGAGGAGAGTGCTTGGCAACTGGGGGCAGACGTCGAACGCGTGCGGCGCGTGGCTTTTCTCGGCTCCTCTTTGCTCGTCGGTGCTGTGGTGGCCGTGAGCGGTATGATTGGCTTTGTGGGCTTGATCGTGCCGCACACTCTGCGCGGGCTCTGTGGCGCGGATCACCGGCTGTTGCTGCCAGCGTCCGCCCTGGGAGGCGCAATCTTTCTCGTGCTGGCAGACACAGTTGCTCGAAGCTTGGTCTCTGGGGTGGAAATTCCCGTGGGCGTGGTCACTGCGCTCACCGGGGGCCCTTTCTTCTTGTACCTTTTGCGCCGAGAACAGCGGCGTTTTTACACGTAA
- a CDS encoding alpha/beta hydrolase-fold protein, with protein sequence MRLVHAIYEPKGDGPHPTILALHGWGANALDLLGLAPHVGHGRFLFLCPQGPLEVPLGPMRGYGWFPITMGAPPDPYAFAAAVRELQSFLDAALQRYPVNPRKLVCLGFSQGGVMAYALALSEPARFAALVALSSWLPAPLVRELQPADRSHLSTLVHHGTRDELIDVSRGRESLEHLRALRVPATYREFDMGHEISAQSLADLSRWLEDKVLSPIVTL encoded by the coding sequence ATGCGACTCGTGCACGCCATATACGAACCGAAAGGCGACGGTCCTCACCCAACGATTCTCGCGCTCCACGGCTGGGGAGCCAACGCCTTAGATTTGCTTGGCCTCGCGCCCCACGTAGGCCACGGTCGGTTTTTGTTTCTCTGCCCCCAGGGTCCGCTGGAAGTGCCGCTCGGTCCCATGCGTGGCTACGGATGGTTCCCAATTACAATGGGAGCACCTCCGGATCCTTATGCATTCGCAGCGGCCGTTCGCGAACTGCAGAGCTTCCTCGACGCGGCCTTGCAACGCTACCCCGTAAACCCGCGCAAGCTTGTCTGCTTGGGTTTTAGCCAGGGCGGGGTCATGGCCTATGCGCTAGCGCTGAGCGAACCCGCACGCTTCGCCGCCCTCGTTGCTCTAAGTTCCTGGCTTCCCGCGCCGCTGGTACGAGAACTGCAGCCTGCAGACCGATCGCACCTCTCCACGTTGGTCCATCACGGCACGCGCGACGAGCTGATCGACGTCAGTCGCGGGCGCGAATCCCTCGAACACCTGCGCGCCCTGCGCGTTCCTGCCACGTACCGGGAGTTCGATATGGGGCATGAGATCAGTGCGCAAAGCCTGGCAGATCTCTCGCGCTGGCTGGAAGACAAGGTACTCTCACCAATCGTCACACTTTGA
- a CDS encoding FGGY-family carbohydrate kinase, whose amino-acid sequence MDFFLAIDAGTGSGKCVVFDAHGKLRARAAEEWTYEVTPDPELPSVKWFSFNPNAFWATLCRCIRAAVEQAGAAPKDIAGIAATSQREACVFVDHRGIEVYAGPNIDARGFREGMDVLQVFGAERLYRITGHSAPFIFPLCRYLWYRKRSESEVSRILMMNDWIHWRLTGEFVSEPSNATESMLFDVAGRTWAAQILEAFSIPRSLLPDIRQPGEQAGNLRADVAETLGLLPGTPVFVGGADTQCSLLGAGVLDPGVVGATLGTTTPVQAVTDELCLDPQSSLWAGCHVVPDRWVLESNAGDTGDAYRWLIDLLRGDQPHEVARTQLEAAAAACPDTSAILFVGPSVFDIQRIALRRPGGILFPYPTLHVRPSAKELMRAFFESVGFALRANLEQLERVLGTPPRRIVLSGGMTRNLALLRILADVLGRPLQVANEPESAALGCAILMASGGNLDKLRSTAQSWVQHQTLEPAPNCERYAARYETWRRLYEQFFDLEL is encoded by the coding sequence ATGGACTTCTTCCTCGCCATCGATGCGGGCACCGGTAGCGGAAAATGCGTAGTGTTCGACGCGCACGGGAAGTTGCGCGCGCGGGCGGCCGAAGAGTGGACCTACGAGGTTACGCCGGACCCGGAATTGCCCTCGGTTAAATGGTTCAGTTTCAACCCCAACGCGTTCTGGGCTACCCTTTGCCGTTGCATTCGCGCCGCGGTGGAGCAAGCGGGCGCCGCACCCAAAGATATCGCCGGCATTGCAGCCACGAGCCAACGCGAGGCTTGCGTGTTCGTCGACCACCGCGGCATCGAGGTGTACGCCGGCCCAAACATCGATGCGCGCGGCTTCCGCGAGGGCATGGATGTACTGCAAGTTTTCGGCGCTGAGCGGCTCTACCGGATCACCGGGCACTCGGCCCCGTTCATTTTCCCGCTGTGCCGCTACTTGTGGTACCGCAAGCGCAGCGAGAGCGAAGTCAGCCGAATCCTGATGATGAACGACTGGATCCACTGGCGGCTCACGGGCGAGTTTGTGTCCGAACCCTCGAATGCGACGGAATCCATGCTGTTCGACGTGGCGGGGCGCACCTGGGCGGCGCAAATCCTCGAGGCGTTCTCCATCCCGCGCTCGCTGTTGCCCGACATCCGCCAACCCGGGGAACAAGCGGGGAACCTACGGGCGGACGTTGCAGAAACTCTCGGGCTATTGCCGGGCACGCCGGTCTTTGTCGGCGGCGCAGACACTCAGTGCTCCCTTTTGGGAGCAGGCGTGCTGGATCCGGGTGTCGTCGGTGCCACGTTGGGCACGACCACGCCGGTGCAAGCCGTGACGGACGAGCTCTGCCTCGACCCCCAATCTTCTCTTTGGGCTGGTTGCCACGTGGTTCCGGACCGCTGGGTTTTGGAAAGCAACGCTGGGGATACAGGGGATGCCTACCGCTGGCTCATCGATTTGCTGCGCGGCGACCAACCACACGAGGTCGCTCGCACTCAACTGGAGGCGGCTGCCGCCGCGTGTCCGGACACATCGGCAATCTTGTTCGTTGGCCCCTCGGTGTTCGATATCCAACGCATTGCCCTGCGTCGGCCAGGTGGCATCTTGTTCCCCTATCCAACCTTGCATGTGCGCCCGAGCGCAAAAGAGTTGATGCGCGCGTTCTTCGAAAGCGTTGGCTTTGCGCTGCGCGCGAACTTGGAGCAGCTCGAGCGAGTTCTCGGCACGCCGCCACGCCGCATCGTGCTGAGTGGAGGGATGACGCGGAATTTGGCCTTGCTCCGCATCCTCGCCGACGTGTTGGGCCGACCGCTGCAGGTTGCGAACGAGCCTGAAAGTGCGGCCCTCGGCTGTGCAATCCTGATGGCCAGCGGCGGGAACCTGGACAAGCTGCGAAGCACAGCGCAGTCGTGGGTCCAACACCAAACCCTGGAGCCAGCACCGAACTGTGAGCGGTACGCAGCGCGGTACGAAACCTGGCGCCGTCTGTACGAACAGTTCTTCGACCTCGAACTTTAA
- a CDS encoding cobalamin-binding protein — MVSAAVLACVCLLARAGGVARADGAPQRIVSLAPALTELVFALGVGDRLVGATAQCDFPPQALTLPRVGTFLSPNVEAVLHARPDIVLVSPSPGNRRAVEQLRNLGLRVFVVDPQTVQDLAATVRQVGKALGVEEHADRLADRFVASIEATQRLVASCPPRKVLFVVGRNPLIAVGSGTMQDELIHLAGGTNVVRAHGWPKVSIESVLQAGPEVIIDATMGSDSTNAGDGVAFWDQFPLLPAVKNRRVVIRADDRILRPGPRLPEGLRALAEDIHPEAFTNVAPAE; from the coding sequence TTGGTTTCTGCCGCTGTTCTCGCTTGCGTGTGCTTGCTCGCAAGGGCGGGAGGCGTTGCGCGTGCCGATGGTGCGCCGCAACGCATCGTGTCGTTGGCTCCGGCGCTCACGGAGCTCGTGTTTGCATTGGGCGTCGGCGACCGCCTCGTCGGCGCCACGGCGCAGTGTGACTTCCCTCCGCAAGCGCTCACACTCCCGAGAGTGGGCACGTTTCTCTCTCCCAACGTGGAAGCGGTGCTTCATGCCCGTCCGGACATCGTGCTGGTCAGCCCGAGCCCGGGGAATCGCCGTGCGGTTGAGCAGCTCCGGAACTTGGGTTTGCGCGTGTTCGTCGTAGATCCGCAGACCGTGCAAGACCTGGCTGCAACCGTGCGCCAAGTGGGCAAGGCGTTGGGGGTCGAAGAACATGCGGATCGCCTTGCAGATCGTTTCGTTGCCTCGATAGAAGCCACGCAGCGCCTTGTTGCTAGTTGTCCCCCTCGAAAGGTGTTGTTCGTGGTTGGTCGGAACCCGCTGATTGCGGTTGGCTCTGGAACGATGCAGGATGAACTCATTCACCTGGCCGGTGGGACAAACGTGGTCCGCGCGCACGGTTGGCCAAAGGTTTCGATCGAGTCTGTTCTCCAGGCAGGCCCCGAGGTCATCATCGATGCCACAATGGGTAGTGACAGCACGAATGCAGGCGATGGGGTGGCCTTTTGGGACCAATTTCCCCTGTTGCCCGCCGTGAAAAACCGGCGTGTTGTGATTCGGGCTGACGACCGCATCCTCCGCCCGGGTCCGCGCTTGCCGGAGGGACTGCGGGCGCTAGCAGAAGACATCCATCCGGAAGCGTTCACGAACGTGGCTCCAGCCGAGTGA
- a CDS encoding TonB-dependent receptor, producing MWRRVEVGVLLLVSSVLGGLARVGAVARAEIHERITVRASPLAEGRAHAPTAFVNSVETERYADELESVTDAVADTVGVSVRRYGGLGAFSTLSIRGSGANEVQVYFDGIPLSRAQNEVVNLADLPLDSLERIDIYRGTTPVNFGVAGIGGTVNLIPKKPTDTPYRQATLGYGSFTTRKASGTIVERVGKFQLFGNVAYLGSAGNFRFRSDNDTPFNPLDDRDATRVHNSFDSVSMLWRARREWDTGRWADVLQELFWKENDLPGRGANPSLHAWAGRLRLLQAARGRAAAWPASSIDTEGQVFFVFDRSHFRDPFGELGAGQQNRRDDSWLVGANTTTTVYASYTQTLSAFLEGTREEFVPENTAVRAPREPNAVRWRLAPVFQHQWELWRAAVLLVPTMRVEWVYDRSDGAWQSFGRVIPPLERETRLWSPSIGAEWRLAAGLVLRGNLGRYGRTPNFTELFGNTGSVIGNPELRSEQAWNRDIGFRWQRNFSAHDLSLQSEYAYFNNDVERLIVFVQRSAAIFKPENVGRARLRGHEAGLRLDWRKQLLIDANYTWQEPENRSSVLGGIYLGKRLPGRPQHELYTRVGLSLGPVSPFFEFNYVSGNFLDQANYDAVPARTVHNLGLKCELPYGFRATLQLRNATDNQISDVAGFPLPGRAILATVTWNLSGSRQ from the coding sequence GTGTGGAGAAGAGTCGAGGTTGGGGTGTTGCTCCTTGTGAGCAGCGTACTCGGAGGCCTCGCTCGTGTCGGTGCCGTTGCTCGCGCGGAAATCCACGAAAGAATTACCGTACGAGCCTCTCCCCTTGCGGAAGGCCGCGCGCATGCTCCGACCGCGTTTGTCAACTCTGTGGAGACGGAGCGGTACGCTGACGAGCTCGAAAGCGTAACGGATGCCGTGGCAGACACCGTGGGCGTCAGCGTGCGCCGCTACGGCGGACTCGGGGCCTTTAGCACCTTGTCTATTCGTGGCTCCGGGGCGAACGAAGTGCAGGTGTATTTCGATGGCATTCCCCTTTCGCGGGCACAAAACGAAGTGGTCAACCTAGCGGACCTCCCGCTCGATAGCCTCGAGCGCATCGACATCTACCGCGGTACCACGCCAGTCAACTTCGGCGTGGCTGGCATTGGGGGTACCGTGAACCTGATCCCGAAGAAGCCGACCGACACGCCGTACCGGCAAGCAACGCTCGGGTACGGGTCGTTTACGACTCGAAAAGCGAGCGGTACGATCGTGGAACGGGTGGGCAAGTTTCAGTTGTTCGGGAACGTTGCGTATCTCGGGAGCGCGGGGAATTTTCGCTTTCGCAGCGACAACGACACTCCTTTCAATCCTCTCGACGACCGCGACGCAACACGGGTGCACAACTCCTTTGACAGTGTCTCGATGCTTTGGCGGGCGCGCCGAGAGTGGGATACGGGCAGGTGGGCTGATGTGTTGCAGGAGCTGTTTTGGAAGGAGAACGACTTACCCGGCCGTGGCGCCAACCCATCGCTGCATGCTTGGGCGGGCCGGCTTCGGCTCTTGCAAGCTGCGCGCGGCCGTGCGGCGGCTTGGCCGGCGTCGTCGATCGATACCGAAGGTCAAGTGTTTTTCGTTTTCGATCGGTCGCACTTCCGCGACCCCTTCGGCGAGCTAGGTGCCGGGCAGCAGAATCGCCGAGACGATTCCTGGCTCGTCGGTGCCAATACGACAACGACGGTCTACGCTTCCTACACGCAAACGCTTTCGGCGTTTCTGGAGGGAACGCGCGAAGAGTTTGTGCCGGAGAATACGGCCGTGCGTGCTCCGCGCGAGCCCAACGCTGTGCGCTGGCGGCTTGCGCCCGTGTTCCAGCATCAATGGGAGTTGTGGCGAGCTGCCGTCTTGCTTGTTCCCACGATGCGTGTCGAATGGGTGTACGACCGCTCCGACGGCGCCTGGCAAAGCTTCGGGCGCGTGATTCCGCCTTTAGAGCGCGAGACCAGGCTGTGGAGCCCGAGCATCGGTGCAGAGTGGCGGTTGGCGGCCGGCTTGGTGCTGCGTGGAAACTTAGGTCGTTATGGGCGCACGCCGAATTTCACAGAGCTCTTCGGCAACACCGGCAGTGTGATCGGCAACCCGGAGTTGCGCTCGGAGCAGGCGTGGAATCGCGACATTGGGTTCCGTTGGCAACGCAACTTTTCCGCCCACGACCTTTCTCTCCAGAGTGAGTATGCGTATTTCAACAACGACGTCGAGCGCTTGATCGTGTTCGTGCAGCGCTCCGCCGCGATCTTCAAGCCGGAAAACGTTGGCCGAGCGCGACTCCGCGGTCATGAGGCAGGGTTGCGTCTGGACTGGCGGAAGCAGCTCCTCATCGATGCCAATTACACCTGGCAGGAGCCAGAAAACCGCAGCTCGGTGCTCGGAGGCATTTACCTTGGGAAACGACTTCCGGGGCGTCCGCAACACGAACTGTACACGCGGGTCGGCCTATCGCTCGGTCCGGTGTCACCGTTCTTCGAGTTCAACTATGTCAGCGGAAACTTCCTCGACCAGGCCAACTACGACGCTGTACCGGCGCGCACGGTGCATAACCTCGGCCTCAAGTGCGAGTTGCCATATGGGTTCCGGGCCACGCTGCAGTTGCGCAATGCAACCGATAACCAAATTTCGGACGTTGCCGGTTTCCCGCTGCCTGGCCGCGCGATCCTCGCGACGGTGACCTGGAACCTCTCAGGGAGCAGACAATGA
- a CDS encoding elongation factor P: protein MPTVSPAEFKRGMVLLLDGVPHVIEEMHSTGTAKFKQKVHARMRHLASGRVIERTFADTEAVPVADLEQRKAQFSYKQGDTFIFLDSESFEPLELSSAQVGEKRWFLKEGEEYKTLFIDGKLVDVVLPDQIVLQVVETGPPQRGSSDSTWKPAKLETGLEIMVPLFIETGERVRVDTAERKYSGKESEKKSARG from the coding sequence ATGCCGACCGTTTCGCCCGCAGAGTTCAAGCGCGGAATGGTACTGCTGTTGGACGGTGTTCCCCACGTCATCGAGGAAATGCACAGCACCGGCACAGCGAAGTTCAAACAAAAGGTTCACGCGCGCATGCGCCACTTGGCCTCGGGGCGGGTCATCGAGCGCACATTCGCCGACACTGAGGCGGTGCCCGTTGCCGATCTCGAGCAACGCAAGGCGCAATTTAGCTACAAACAAGGAGATACGTTTATCTTTTTGGACAGCGAAAGCTTCGAGCCGCTGGAGCTCTCGAGTGCGCAGGTCGGCGAGAAGCGCTGGTTCCTCAAAGAGGGGGAGGAATACAAGACGCTGTTTATCGACGGGAAACTCGTCGACGTCGTCCTGCCCGATCAGATTGTCCTTCAAGTGGTGGAAACTGGGCCCCCGCAGCGCGGCAGTTCCGACTCGACTTGGAAGCCAGCGAAGTTGGAAACGGGGCTAGAAATCATGGTTCCGCTGTTCATCGAAACTGGCGAGCGCGTACGGGTGGACACTGCGGAGCGGAAATACTCGGGCAAGGAGTCGGAGAAGAAGTCGGCTCGGGGTTGA
- a CDS encoding CBS domain-containing protein gives MRNVNEVLEKKGRGVWTIQATQTVYEALEELAARDIGALLVCDGDQAVGMFSERDYARQVVLKGKTSKETLVREVMSAPIIFAHPEQKLEECMALMTERRIRHLPVEENGNVVGMISIGDVVKALLEEKQFLIEQLEGYIATGGWAEISQPGLGARPR, from the coding sequence ATGCGGAACGTCAACGAAGTTCTCGAGAAGAAGGGCCGGGGCGTGTGGACGATTCAGGCCACCCAGACCGTATACGAGGCACTGGAAGAGCTAGCCGCGAGGGATATTGGCGCTCTTTTGGTGTGCGACGGAGACCAGGCCGTGGGGATGTTTTCCGAGCGCGACTACGCGCGCCAAGTTGTCCTCAAAGGCAAGACTTCCAAGGAAACGTTGGTGCGGGAGGTCATGAGCGCGCCGATTATCTTCGCTCATCCCGAACAAAAGCTGGAAGAGTGTATGGCACTCATGACCGAGCGCCGGATTCGCCACTTACCGGTCGAAGAGAACGGCAACGTCGTCGGGATGATTTCCATTGGCGATGTGGTGAAGGCGCTCCTCGAGGAGAAGCAGTTCCTCATTGAACAACTCGAAGGTTACATTGCAACCGGCGGATGGGCAGAAATTTCCCAACCAGGCCTTGGGGCTCGCCCCCGCTGA